CCTCTATGAGGACCTCTGCGTCCAGTGCGATCAGTGCGGGCGCAACGTCTGAAGGGTTCGCAGTAATACAGCGAGAATAATCGGTAAGAGCATGCTCACGTGCGTCCCCGGTCGTCGCATAGCACGTGTTTCCACCTGCTCGATAGCAGTCGAAATCTTCTCGATAGTACCAGCATCGAGAGTCCTGCGCTAGGTTCCCACCAATCGTTCCTTGGTTTCGAATCTGCGGTGTGGCGACTGCGTCAGCTGATTCTGCGATAATAGGGTAGTCGTCCTGAACCATACCATCCCGGCTGACATCGCTCAGTGATGTTAGTGCACCTATACGTAGGCCCCCATCGTCCGATTCCTCTACTCCATGGAGGTCATCGATGTTTTTCAGATCTACAACAACATCCGGAGCACGAGAGCGGTTTTTCAACCACTCCATTTCGTCTGTGTTCCCCGCAATAAGGGTAGCGTCTCCGCCGTACTCCTCAAGGACGCTAATCGCGTCACTCACGGAGCTGGCATCGACGTGCCTGTGCGGGGGAATCATGTCGTCTTGCATGCAATTTACACCTCCGCCTCACCGTTTTCGAGTGCATCGAGTACCTTGTTCGGAAGCATGGGTGGCTCAAGATCTGTGCCGAGGGCGTTGTAGACCGCATTGGCGACCGCAACGGCACCGGCACCGTAGGGTGGCTCACCGATACCCTTCGCTCCGTGAGCACCGAAGGGATCAGGCTCGTCAACAGCGCTTCCATCAGTAGATCCATAATCCAGAATGGACGGAGTCTTGTTGGTGTACCAGTCAGTATTGTAGGGGATGCCCGTTTCTTCGTCGAAATTATAGTGCTCGTACAACGCGTAACCCAGCCCCTGTAATAGTCCACCTTCGACCTGGCCTTTAACGCTGATCGGATGTATCACAGTACCACAGTCGGAGACAC
This region of Halalkalicoccus sp. CGA53 genomic DNA includes:
- a CDS encoding FAD binding domain-containing protein — its product is MQDDMIPPHRHVDASSVSDAISVLEEYGGDATLIAGNTDEMEWLKNRSRAPDVVVDLKNIDDLHGVEESDDGGLRIGALTSLSDVSRDGMVQDDYPIIAESADAVATPQIRNQGTIGGNLAQDSRCWYYREDFDCYRAGGNTCYATTGDAREHALTDYSRCITANPSDVAPALIALDAEVLIEGPSGERRQSVEDFFVGPETNITVMNTLSQREVLKEIIVPATWQGATYYYEKVRDREAWDFALLNLAVTISNSGGSVSDSRLVSNGLAPVPKRLTEAEEVINGNELSESRIEQAAESILPNADPYPTNEYKIPLARNVLERGLASAK